One Mytilus trossulus isolate FHL-02 chromosome 5, PNRI_Mtr1.1.1.hap1, whole genome shotgun sequence DNA segment encodes these proteins:
- the LOC134717800 gene encoding uncharacterized protein LOC134717800, producing the protein MCRKVSWSKSSKLGARYQEPLERGYNYCLFIMSLHFSNHCGENIVIQNGEAEWKTVYSGGLCFSERPLGRDPLQIIISGSSHITLGFLEKNPNGINIRDIFQQMKITNDIRVHKSTFNISMKISKNGREVVLDNDDNPKDRFPFENGSAWLAVYIQFGSATVYLMSSNAKFLQYSGENIKQTENDKKASLIDENPAALCYIDRPLYSGEAITVRVNPVTDPNKIKTCFVPSRYYIKIGFYEEKSKSFKDNFSSLLKVTGEKQNNAWKPIFVLEKSKSQGNIQINLSKSGSFRFSSESGESGNFDIPNYEKAKGVICVFELFRVRVKLLKVARYPTYEYASPATVSPKERSATMSPRDPAAITSPIDIAAISSQISLNETLNINQTSLFDSHTGLQILKSNDTSSENGDCETKTKVIDDVDIKSLNDHSENGINLLVDEQTQPKVLGSFNDLHCNIINGDTRGKGNPGHEHNSINRNPENYNISQESFLTTDENFTSSCKFTAIENGTEEIKQFPMRNACASTTGRTLILPVCSNRQLMNTSTSDSNLLCNKIPGDKQDEEFRIRLTRQNTELKTIIEKLQTENDELRSENLKLNLKTENQSQKSKLQLTFENQNTQTQDEHLIFKNTHNNSSSETTKLSSTIQRYFVRFVHDLEIPDLCDHLYQNGQITIQDFDDLHHLVKQNKREANRWLLTLARKRAICYDTFKAALVATKQEGLVQLL; encoded by the exons ATGTGTCGCAAGGTATCATGGTCAAAATCCTCGAAGCTTGGAGCTAGATATCAAGAACCTTTGGAACGAGgttataattattgtttatttata aTGTCTCTTCATTTTTCTAACCACTGCGGAGAAAATATAGTCATCCAGAATGGTGAAGCTGAATGGAAGACTGTTTATTCTGGAGGACTTTGCTTCTCCGAACGGCCACTAGGACGAGATCCACTACAGATTATAATATCGGGAAGCAGTCATATAACTCTTGGATTCTTGGAAAAGAATCCTAATGGGATAAATATTAGAGATATTTTTCAACAGATGAAAATAACAAACGATATCCGAGTTCATAAGTcaacatttaatatatccatgaaaatttccaaaaatgGACGAGAAGTTGTCCTTGACAATGACGACAATCCAAAAGATCGGTTTCCTTTTGAAAATGGCAGTGCTTGGCTTGCTGTTTATATACAATTTGGTTCAGCTACTGTTTATCTGA TGTCTTCCAATGCAAAGTTTCTACAATACAGCGGTGAAAATATCAAACAGACAGAGAACGATAAAAAGGCTTCGTTGATAGATGAAAACCCAGCAGCACTATGTTATATAGACCGGCCTTTATATAGCGGAGAGGCTATTACGGTGCGTGTTAATCCCGTAACAGACCCGAATAAGATAAAAACATGTTTCGTACCCAGTCGATACTACATAAAAATCGgcttttatgaagaaaaatcGAAGTCGTTTAAAGACAATTTCTCTAGTTTGTTGAAAGTTACTGGTGAGAAACAGAATAATGCATGGAAACCGATTTTTGTCctcgaaaaaagtaaaagtcaaggtaatatacaaattaatctgTCAAAGTCGGGATCTTTCAGGTTCTCATCTGAATCTGGTGAAAGTGGAAACTTTGATATTCCGAATTACGAAAAGGCAAAGGGAGTAATTTGTGTATTTGAACTGTTCCGTGTTAGGGTAAAGTTGCTGAAGGTAGCACGTTATCCAACTTACGAATATGCTTCTCCAGCGACAGTTTCGCCAAAAGAACGTTCCGCGACAATGTCACCAAGAGACCCTGCAGCGATAACTTCGCCAATAGACATTGCAGCGATATCGTCACAAATATCATTAAATGAAACtctaaatataaatcaaaccTCGTTGTTTGATTCCCACACAGgccttcaaattttaaaaagtaatgacACCTCTTCAGAAAATGGTGACTGCgaaactaaaaccaaagttatAGATGATGTTGATATTAAATCTTTGAATGATCACTCTGAAAATGGCATCAACCTCCTCGTTGATGAACAAACACAACCGAAAGTTCTAGGATCGTTTAACGATTTGCATTGCAATATTATTAATGGAGACACACGTGGCAAAGGAAATCCGGGACATGAACATAACAGTATTAATAGAAATCCAGAGAATTACAACATAAGTCAAGAATCCTTTTTGACAACAGATGAGAATTTTACAAGCAGTTGTAAGTTTACAGCAATCGAAAACGGCACAGAAGAGATAAAACAATTTCCAATGAGGAACGCATGCGCATCTACCACAGGAAGAACTTTGATTTTACCGGTGTGTTCTAATAGACAACTTATGAATACTTCTACAAGTGATTCAAACCTATTGTGTAACAAGATACCCGGTGATAAACAAGATGAGGAATTTAGAATAAGATTGACTAGACAAAATACAGAACTCAAAACAATAATAGAAAAGTTACAAACTGAAAACGATGAGTTAAGATCAGAGAACTTAAAGCTAAATCTAAAAACCGAAAACCAAAGTCAAAAGTCAAAACTCCAACTTACATTTGAAAATCAGAACACACAAACACAAGACGAACATCTGATATTTAAAAACACACATAACAACTCGTCATCAGAAACGACAAAATTAAGTTCCACAATTCAGAGATATTTCGTTCGTTTTGTACATGACCTTGAAATTCCTGACCTTTGTGATCATCTTTACCAAAATGGCCAAATTACAATACAAGATTTTGATGATTTACATCATTtagttaaacaaaacaaacgtgAGGCCAATCGTTGGTTACTAACCCTGGCAAGGAAACGGGCAATATGTTACGACACGTTTAAGGCTGCCTTAGTTGCCACTAAGCAAGAAGGCTTAGTACAGTTACTCTGA